The proteins below are encoded in one region of Natronococcus sp. CG52:
- a CDS encoding cation:proton antiporter → MSVLETVLVELVVVLLIAGTVGVALARTANIPYTIALLLVGFGASVFGIDHTIGLTEEIILLVVLPALLFQGGSNVDLRRLRENLLPVILLAGPGLLVSILLLGIAGRYAFGYPLLVSLLFAAMIMPTDAVSVVAVLEDVGAPKQLSTIIESESLLNDGVGVALFTTILAVVVEAFQREISPAAFTSATELIRDIGAGLLAASVGGFLIGVTAGYVVYRAMVVADDAMLGVTLTVVLAYGSYFLADALGASGAIAAVVAGLLIGDRGETEALDPQTRITVATTWGAVAFLLDTLLFVLIGLETPIDAFVDNAELVLAAFVLVVLARFLVTYPLVTLANRWLSESVPWSSQHVIAWSGLHASIPIALVLGLPTDLPVALREELRVLVFGVAAFSLLVQGLTITSLLERTGIGRRAPADAVYRLLMTRLRGVDAAIESASQLRRDDALPEDLYVEFCATYGREKRRLEATVSALLERYPSVRRRTELAGERRVLESERAAMMDAIKSDAVDGTDADRLLETVDARLERVDAGQSDVRQLEETGFREFWTDVLDAYDIDVDEPAVNDRTDSSTPEGDE, encoded by the coding sequence ATGAGCGTCCTCGAGACGGTTCTCGTCGAACTCGTCGTTGTCCTGTTGATCGCGGGTACGGTCGGCGTCGCTCTCGCGAGGACTGCGAACATTCCGTACACGATTGCGCTGTTGCTCGTCGGCTTCGGGGCCTCGGTGTTCGGAATCGATCACACGATCGGTCTCACGGAGGAGATCATCCTGCTCGTCGTCCTTCCGGCGCTGTTGTTCCAGGGTGGTTCGAACGTCGACCTTCGACGCCTGCGGGAGAATCTCCTGCCGGTGATCCTGCTGGCCGGTCCCGGGCTCCTGGTTTCGATCCTCCTTCTCGGAATCGCCGGCCGGTACGCGTTCGGCTATCCGCTGCTCGTCTCCCTGCTGTTCGCGGCGATGATCATGCCGACGGACGCCGTCTCGGTGGTGGCGGTGCTCGAGGACGTCGGCGCGCCGAAACAGCTCTCGACCATCATCGAGAGCGAGAGCCTGCTCAACGACGGCGTGGGCGTCGCCCTCTTCACGACGATCCTCGCGGTCGTCGTCGAGGCCTTCCAGCGCGAAATCTCGCCCGCGGCGTTTACGTCCGCCACGGAGCTGATCCGAGATATCGGCGCCGGACTGCTGGCGGCGAGCGTCGGTGGCTTTCTGATCGGGGTCACCGCCGGCTACGTCGTCTACCGGGCGATGGTCGTCGCCGACGACGCGATGCTCGGCGTCACGCTCACCGTCGTCCTGGCCTACGGTTCGTACTTCCTCGCGGATGCGCTCGGTGCGAGCGGTGCCATCGCCGCCGTCGTCGCCGGACTGCTCATCGGCGACCGGGGGGAGACCGAAGCGCTCGATCCACAGACGCGGATCACCGTCGCGACGACGTGGGGTGCCGTTGCCTTCCTGCTCGACACGCTCCTGTTCGTCCTCATCGGCCTCGAGACTCCGATCGACGCGTTCGTCGACAACGCCGAACTCGTGCTGGCCGCGTTCGTTCTCGTCGTCCTCGCTCGGTTCCTCGTCACCTATCCGCTCGTAACGCTAGCCAACCGGTGGCTCTCCGAATCGGTCCCGTGGTCGTCCCAGCACGTGATCGCCTGGAGCGGGTTGCACGCGTCGATTCCGATCGCACTGGTCCTGGGTCTTCCAACCGACCTCCCCGTCGCGCTCCGCGAAGAGCTTCGGGTGCTGGTCTTCGGTGTGGCGGCGTTCAGCCTCCTCGTTCAGGGACTGACGATCACCTCGCTGCTCGAGCGCACCGGGATCGGCAGACGAGCGCCGGCCGATGCGGTCTATCGACTGCTGATGACCCGCCTCCGCGGCGTCGACGCGGCTATCGAGAGTGCGAGTCAGCTGCGCCGGGACGACGCGCTCCCCGAGGATCTCTACGTCGAATTCTGTGCGACGTACGGCCGGGAGAAACGCCGTCTCGAGGCGACGGTCTCGGCGCTCCTCGAGCGGTATCCGTCGGTGCGACGTCGGACCGAACTCGCCGGCGAACGTCGCGTTCTCGAGAGCGAGAGGGCGGCGATGATGGACGCGATCAAGTCGGACGCCGTCGACGGGACGGACGCCGATCGACTGCTCGAGACGGTGGACGCGCGACTCGAGCGCGTCGATGCGGGCCAGAGCGACGTTCGGCAGCTCGAGGAAACCGGGTTCCGCGAGTTCTGGACCGACGTACTCGACGCGTACGATATCGACGTCGACGAACCAGCGGTGAACGACCGGACGGATAGCTCGACTCCCGAAGGCGACGAGTAA